In Tepidamorphus gemmatus, one genomic interval encodes:
- the rpmE gene encoding 50S ribosomal protein L31, whose product MKKGIHPDYHFIKVVMTDGTEYMTRSTYGEEGTVLNLDIDPTTHPAWTGGGQHLVDRGGRVSRFKKKFEGFI is encoded by the coding sequence ATGAAGAAGGGCATCCACCCCGACTACCACTTCATCAAGGTGGTGATGACCGACGGTACCGAATACATGACCCGCTCGACCTATGGCGAGGAGGGCACGGTGCTCAATCTCGACATCGATCCGACCACGCATCCGGCATGGACCGGGGGCGGGCAGCACCTGGTCGATCGCGGCGGGCGCGTGAGCCGCTTCAAGAAGAAGTTCGAAGGCTTCATCTGA
- a CDS encoding sulfite exporter TauE/SafE family protein — protein MITDPWFYVAAVPGILLAGMAKGGFGGALGMLAVPLMALVIPPVQAAAIMLPILIVMDLVGLIAWRGTFDRRAVAIVLPAALVGVAVGWATAAWVTEAHVRLIVGIVVVLFTLNHWYGGAAGREPRSHNRLKGWFWGVVSGFTSFVSHAGGPPFQMYMLPLRLDPKLFAGTAILVFSVVNAVKVVPYFFLGQFSTENLWTSAALLPLAPLATLAGVVLVRRIRPEMFYGITYMVLFAIGLKLIGDGLRVLV, from the coding sequence ATGATCACCGATCCATGGTTCTATGTTGCCGCGGTGCCGGGGATTCTGCTGGCCGGCATGGCCAAGGGCGGATTTGGCGGCGCGCTCGGCATGCTCGCCGTGCCGCTGATGGCGCTGGTCATCCCTCCGGTGCAGGCGGCGGCGATCATGCTGCCGATCCTGATCGTCATGGACCTGGTGGGATTGATTGCCTGGCGCGGCACCTTCGACCGGCGCGCGGTCGCGATCGTGCTGCCGGCGGCGCTCGTCGGGGTGGCCGTCGGATGGGCTACCGCGGCCTGGGTGACGGAAGCGCATGTCCGGTTGATCGTCGGCATCGTGGTGGTGCTGTTTACCCTCAACCACTGGTACGGCGGTGCAGCGGGCCGCGAGCCGCGGTCGCACAACCGCCTCAAGGGCTGGTTCTGGGGGGTGGTGTCCGGCTTCACCAGCTTTGTCAGCCATGCCGGTGGGCCGCCGTTCCAGATGTACATGCTGCCGCTCAGGCTCGATCCGAAGCTGTTCGCCGGAACCGCCATCCTCGTGTTCTCCGTCGTCAACGCGGTCAAGGTCGTTCCCTACTTCTTTCTCGGCCAGTTCTCGACGGAAAACCTCTGGACCTCGGCAGCGCTGCTGCCGCTGGCACCGTTGGCGACACTTGCCGGGGTCGTGCTGGTCCGGCGCATCCGGCCGGAGATGTTCTACGGCATCACCTACATGGTGCTGTTCGCGATCGGGCTGAAGCTGATCGGGGACGGCCTGAGGGTGTTGGTCTGA
- a CDS encoding DUF1465 family protein: MTEEHSTMANTGAEPGDPVSFAERMATSQNFLALFREGMGLLEETADYLDGPGRAESRALSRAGGLAYATESMKLTTRLMQMASWLLLQRAVNEGELTFEQAAEEKNKVRLDHAEDHERTAGFDELPEGLKVLLERSLRLQARVRHLDRQLQGRHRAAESNSPALSQIDRLRSAFGQVES; the protein is encoded by the coding sequence ATGACCGAAGAGCATTCCACTATGGCGAACACCGGCGCAGAGCCCGGCGACCCCGTTTCCTTTGCCGAGCGAATGGCGACCTCGCAGAATTTCCTCGCACTGTTCCGCGAGGGCATGGGGCTGCTCGAGGAAACGGCCGACTATCTCGACGGGCCCGGCCGCGCGGAATCGCGCGCACTCAGCCGCGCCGGCGGCCTCGCCTATGCCACCGAGAGCATGAAGCTCACCACCCGGCTGATGCAGATGGCCTCCTGGCTGCTGCTGCAGCGCGCGGTGAACGAGGGCGAGCTCACCTTCGAGCAGGCGGCTGAGGAAAAGAACAAGGTCCGCCTCGATCACGCCGAGGACCACGAGCGCACCGCGGGCTTCGACGAACTGCCGGAAGGCCTGAAGGTCCTGCTCGAGCGCAGCCTGCGCCTGCAGGCACGCGTCCGTCACCTCGACCGGCAGCTTCAGGGACGCCACCGCGCCGCGGAAAGCAACAGCCCTGCGCTCAGCCAGATCGACCGGCTGCGTTCGGCCTTCGGCCAGGTGGAGAGCTGA
- a CDS encoding ABC transporter transmembrane domain-containing protein has translation MRAEDPAIFADDAPASRRRRRSLAPLRMLLPFVARYRGTVVLALIALVIAAGATLAVPQAVRRMIDYGFTSDSSLMVNQYFAMLVVIALLLAAASAARYYLVTWLGERVVADVRTAVFDRIIGLSADYFDRARSGELVSRLTADATQIKATVGSSVSVALRNLVLGVGAATLMVVTSPRLSALVLLAIPVIVLPLVGFGRAVRRRQRAAQDTLAEASAFAAENIGGIRILQAFTNEPFASRRFRAAVEDAFQAACVSAAARAALTFVALFLIFGSVVAVLWYGANEVLAGRMTPGTLGQFVLYAVFAAGALGQISEVWGEVQQAAGAAERLAELLDEQPAIAAPAAPVPLPEPARGAVAFENVTFSYPARPAEPALADFNLQVEPGETVAVVGPSGAGKSTLFHLLLRAYDPQAGTIRIDGIALPDADPRAIRQRIAVVPQDTLIFTGTIAENIRYGRPEASDDEVRAAAAAARVAEFVTAMPDGYLTRVGERGVTLSGGQRQRIAIARAILRDAPILLLDEATSSLDAESETLVQQALEGLMRGRTTLVIAHRLSTILSADRIVVLDRGRIVEQGTHRSLTAEDGLYARLARLQFEVDAELRAGHRAAVGRGAAGG, from the coding sequence ATGCGCGCAGAGGATCCGGCCATCTTCGCGGACGACGCGCCGGCGTCGCGACGGCGGCGCCGGTCGCTGGCGCCGCTGCGCATGCTGTTGCCCTTCGTCGCGCGCTATCGCGGCACGGTGGTCCTGGCCCTGATCGCGCTGGTCATCGCCGCCGGCGCGACGCTCGCGGTGCCGCAGGCCGTGCGCAGGATGATCGACTACGGCTTCACCAGCGACTCCAGCCTCATGGTCAACCAGTACTTTGCCATGCTGGTGGTGATCGCCCTGCTGCTCGCCGCAGCGAGTGCGGCGCGCTACTACCTGGTCACCTGGCTGGGCGAACGGGTCGTCGCTGATGTGCGGACGGCCGTGTTCGACCGGATCATCGGATTGAGCGCCGACTACTTCGACCGCGCCCGCAGCGGCGAGCTCGTCTCCCGGCTGACCGCAGATGCCACACAGATAAAGGCGACGGTCGGCTCGAGCGTATCGGTCGCGCTGCGCAACCTGGTGCTCGGGGTCGGGGCAGCGACGCTGATGGTTGTCACCAGCCCGCGACTGTCCGCGCTGGTGCTGTTGGCGATCCCGGTGATCGTCCTGCCGCTCGTCGGCTTCGGGCGGGCGGTCAGACGGCGCCAGCGCGCGGCGCAGGACACGCTCGCCGAAGCGAGCGCCTTCGCAGCCGAGAACATCGGCGGAATTCGCATCCTGCAGGCCTTCACCAACGAGCCGTTCGCGTCGCGCCGCTTCCGAGCCGCCGTGGAGGACGCCTTCCAGGCCGCCTGCGTCAGCGCGGCCGCGCGCGCCGCGCTGACCTTCGTCGCACTGTTCCTGATCTTCGGCAGCGTCGTGGCGGTGCTATGGTACGGCGCCAACGAGGTTCTGGCCGGGCGCATGACGCCGGGCACACTCGGCCAGTTCGTGCTTTACGCGGTGTTTGCCGCCGGTGCGCTCGGACAGATCTCGGAGGTCTGGGGCGAGGTGCAGCAGGCGGCTGGCGCGGCCGAGCGGCTGGCCGAACTGCTCGACGAACAACCTGCCATCGCAGCACCGGCAGCGCCCGTGCCGCTGCCGGAACCCGCCCGCGGGGCCGTAGCCTTCGAGAACGTGACGTTCAGCTACCCGGCCCGGCCGGCCGAGCCGGCTCTCGCCGATTTCAACCTGCAGGTCGAACCGGGCGAGACAGTTGCCGTCGTCGGGCCCTCCGGCGCCGGCAAGAGCACCCTGTTCCACCTGCTTCTGCGCGCCTATGATCCCCAGGCCGGGACGATACGGATTGACGGCATCGCCCTCCCGGACGCCGATCCGCGCGCGATCCGCCAGCGCATCGCCGTGGTCCCGCAGGATACACTGATCTTCACCGGCACCATCGCCGAGAACATCCGCTACGGCAGGCCAGAGGCGAGCGACGACGAGGTTCGCGCGGCCGCGGCGGCGGCACGCGTCGCGGAGTTCGTCACCGCGATGCCGGACGGCTACCTGACCCGCGTCGGCGAGCGCGGCGTGACACTGTCCGGCGGCCAGCGCCAGCGCATCGCCATCGCGCGCGCCATTCTGCGCGACGCGCCGATACTCCTCCTCGACGAGGCGACCAGCTCGCTCGACGCCGAGAGCGAGACGCTCGTCCAGCAGGCGCTGGAAGGCCTGATGCGTGGCCGCACGACCCTGGTGATCGCCCATCGGCTGTCAACCATCCTGTCGGCCGACCGGATTGTCGTCTTGGACCGCGGCCGGATTGTCGAACAGGGAACCCATCGAAGCCTGACGGCCGAAGACGGCCTCTATGCGCGCCTCGCCCGCCTGCAGTTCGAGGTCGATGCCGAACTCAGGGCAGGCCACCGGGCCGCCGTCGGCCGCGGCGCGGCGGGCGGCTGA
- a CDS encoding propionyl-CoA synthetase — MSSRYYEVYEAWRRDPEGFWAEAARDLVWTKPWDRAFDPDLGVYGRWFVGAECNTAYNCLDRHVAEGRGSQTALIYDSPVTGQTARFSYEELTAEVATLAAVLLKHGVGKGDRVIVYMPMVPEAAVAMLACARIGAIHSVVFGGFAARELATRIDDAKPKMILTASCGIEPGRIVRYKPLLDEAIALSASKPDACLILQRPMEAAPLIEGRDFDWAASVAAAKATGERAECVPVAATDPLYVLYTSGTTGQPKGVVRDNGGHMVALKWSMHALYGIRPGEVFWAASDVGWVVGHSYIVYGPLLHGCTTILFEGKPVGTPDAGTFWRVIAEHGVAALFTAPTAFRAIKKEDPQGKLIGKYDLSGFRTLFLAGERADPDTVQWAERMLNVPVIDHWWQTETGWAIAGNPVGLGTLPVKYGSPTVPMPGYEIHVLDEAHNEVAPGRMGAICVKLPLPPGCLPTLWGNDQRFRDSYLKEFPGYYATADAGYRDEDGYLYIMARTDDIINVAGHRLSTGAMEEVLASHPDVAECAVIGISDAMKGQVPAGFIVLKAGVNRDVAEIEKEVVQLVRDKIGPVAAFKIVITVGRLPKTRSGKILRGTMRSIADGEDYRLPATIDDPAILDEIGAALKARGIARAV, encoded by the coding sequence ATGTCGAGCCGGTATTACGAGGTGTACGAGGCATGGCGCCGCGACCCGGAGGGATTCTGGGCCGAAGCCGCCCGCGATCTCGTCTGGACGAAACCCTGGGACCGGGCGTTCGATCCCGATCTGGGCGTCTATGGCCGCTGGTTCGTCGGCGCCGAGTGCAACACCGCCTACAATTGCCTCGACCGCCATGTCGCCGAGGGCCGCGGCAGCCAGACGGCGCTGATCTACGACAGCCCCGTCACCGGACAGACGGCCCGCTTCAGCTACGAGGAGCTGACAGCCGAGGTCGCGACCCTGGCTGCGGTTCTCCTGAAGCATGGGGTCGGCAAGGGCGATCGCGTCATCGTCTACATGCCGATGGTCCCCGAAGCCGCCGTCGCGATGCTGGCCTGCGCGCGGATCGGCGCGATTCACTCGGTCGTGTTCGGCGGGTTCGCGGCACGCGAGCTCGCAACCCGTATCGACGACGCCAAGCCGAAGATGATCCTGACGGCCTCTTGCGGCATCGAGCCGGGCCGCATCGTCAGGTACAAGCCGCTGCTCGACGAGGCCATCGCACTGTCGGCCAGCAAGCCGGACGCATGTCTGATCCTGCAGCGCCCGATGGAGGCCGCCCCGCTCATCGAGGGCCGCGACTTCGACTGGGCGGCGTCGGTCGCCGCGGCGAAGGCAACCGGTGAACGCGCCGAGTGCGTCCCCGTTGCCGCCACCGATCCGCTCTACGTGCTCTATACCTCGGGCACGACCGGCCAGCCCAAGGGGGTGGTGCGCGACAATGGCGGCCATATGGTCGCGCTGAAATGGTCGATGCATGCCCTGTATGGCATCAGGCCCGGCGAGGTGTTCTGGGCGGCCTCGGATGTCGGCTGGGTCGTCGGCCATTCCTACATCGTCTACGGCCCGCTGCTGCACGGCTGCACCACCATCCTGTTTGAAGGCAAGCCGGTCGGTACGCCCGATGCCGGGACCTTCTGGCGCGTCATCGCCGAGCACGGCGTCGCCGCCCTGTTCACGGCACCGACCGCCTTCCGCGCCATCAAGAAGGAGGACCCCCAGGGCAAGCTGATCGGCAAGTACGATCTCTCCGGCTTCCGCACCCTGTTCCTCGCCGGCGAACGGGCCGACCCCGACACCGTCCAGTGGGCCGAACGGATGCTGAACGTGCCGGTGATCGACCATTGGTGGCAAACCGAGACCGGTTGGGCGATTGCCGGCAATCCGGTCGGGCTCGGCACCCTGCCGGTGAAGTACGGCTCTCCGACCGTGCCGATGCCCGGCTACGAGATCCATGTCCTCGACGAGGCGCACAACGAGGTGGCGCCCGGCAGGATGGGCGCGATCTGCGTGAAGCTGCCGCTGCCCCCCGGCTGCCTGCCGACGCTGTGGGGCAACGACCAGCGCTTCCGCGACAGCTATCTGAAGGAATTTCCCGGCTATTACGCCACCGCCGATGCGGGTTACCGGGACGAGGACGGCTACCTCTACATCATGGCCCGCACCGACGACATCATCAATGTCGCCGGCCACCGTCTGTCCACCGGCGCCATGGAGGAAGTGCTGGCGAGCCATCCCGATGTCGCCGAATGTGCGGTGATCGGCATCAGCGACGCGATGAAGGGCCAGGTGCCGGCGGGGTTCATCGTGCTGAAGGCCGGCGTCAACCGTGACGTAGCCGAGATCGAGAAGGAGGTTGTGCAGCTCGTGCGCGACAAGATCGGACCGGTCGCCGCGTTCAAGATCGTCATCACCGTTGGCCGCCTGCCGAAGACCCGCTCCGGCAAGATCCTGCGCGGGACGATGCGTTCGATCGCCGACGGCGAGGACTACCGGCTGCCCGCCACCATCGACGACCCGGCGATCCTCGACGAGATCGGCGCGGCGCTGAAGGCGCGCGGCATCGCCAGGGCGGTGTGA
- a CDS encoding thiamine phosphate synthase yields the protein MVDTRTRLFLVTPTDLLPAAFASVLSDALAGGDVAAVMLDLATQDPAVWRQAANVLCPIVQERGAAFLLRNQVDLARETGADGVHVTEGPEALERALRRLKPDMIVGAGDCITRHAAMVLGEKNPDYVFLGRLDPVEDIPASHTLVDWWAELFELPCVALAGDDWTQAAEAVEAGADFLALRDLVWSDPRGAADALRRAQALCTRAREVAA from the coding sequence ATGGTCGACACCCGTACCCGCCTGTTTCTTGTCACCCCGACGGATCTCCTCCCCGCGGCCTTCGCGTCCGTGCTCAGCGATGCGCTCGCCGGCGGTGACGTGGCGGCCGTGATGCTCGATCTTGCGACGCAGGATCCCGCCGTCTGGCGCCAGGCGGCGAACGTTTTGTGTCCGATCGTCCAGGAGCGGGGTGCGGCCTTCCTGCTGCGCAACCAGGTCGACCTCGCCCGCGAGACCGGCGCCGACGGCGTGCATGTCACGGAGGGTCCGGAGGCGTTGGAACGTGCGCTGCGGCGGCTGAAGCCCGATATGATCGTCGGTGCGGGCGACTGCATAACCCGGCACGCCGCCATGGTGCTCGGCGAGAAGAACCCCGACTACGTGTTCCTCGGCCGGCTCGACCCGGTCGAGGACATTCCGGCTTCACACACCCTGGTCGACTGGTGGGCGGAATTGTTCGAACTGCCCTGCGTCGCCCTGGCAGGCGACGACTGGACGCAGGCCGCCGAAGCAGTCGAGGCTGGCGCCGACTTCCTCGCGCTGCGCGACCTCGTCTGGAGCGATCCCCGCGGGGCGGCCGACGCGCTGCGGCGCGCGCAGGCCCTGTGCACACGGGCGCGCGAGGTCGCCGCATGA
- a CDS encoding DUF1013 domain-containing protein has product MANTLLMPKATAIWLVDNTSLSFKQIAEFCGLHELEVSAIADGEAAQGIKGVDPVLTGQLTREEIERAQKDPNHKLRLAEPKVRIPVAKKRKGPRYTPVSRRQDRPNAILWLVRNHPELKDAAIMRLVGTTKATIASIRERTHWNAANLTPMDPVTLGLCSQIDLDMEVQAAAKDRPPELAEGPRLLSPEESVGYTAPTDPAGDELDPDAIFAKLKSMRGENVSSED; this is encoded by the coding sequence ATGGCGAACACATTGCTGATGCCCAAGGCGACCGCGATCTGGCTGGTCGACAACACTTCGCTGTCCTTCAAGCAGATCGCCGAGTTCTGCGGGCTGCACGAGCTCGAGGTCAGCGCGATCGCCGATGGCGAGGCGGCCCAGGGCATCAAGGGTGTCGATCCGGTGCTTACCGGCCAGCTCACCCGCGAGGAGATCGAGCGAGCGCAGAAGGATCCGAATCACAAGCTGAGGCTTGCCGAACCGAAGGTGCGCATCCCTGTCGCCAAGAAGCGCAAGGGGCCGCGCTACACGCCGGTGTCGCGCCGCCAGGATCGCCCGAACGCGATCCTCTGGCTGGTGCGCAACCATCCCGAACTGAAGGACGCCGCGATCATGCGGCTGGTCGGCACGACCAAGGCGACGATCGCGTCGATCCGCGAGCGCACCCACTGGAACGCCGCGAACCTGACGCCGATGGACCCGGTGACGCTCGGGCTGTGCTCCCAGATCGACCTCGACATGGAAGTTCAGGCAGCCGCGAAGGATCGGCCGCCGGAACTCGCCGAGGGGCCGCGCCTGCTGTCGCCGGAGGAGAGCGTCGGCTACACCGCGCCGACCGATCCGGCCGGCGACGAACTCGATCCCGACGCGATCTTCGCCAAGCTGAAGTCGATGAGGGGCGAGAACGTCTCGTCAGAGGACTGA
- a CDS encoding DUF1192 domain-containing protein — protein sequence MFEEEPRPRRPVAHEIGCDLTALSLHELRERIELLRAEIIRIEAEISAKDSTRSAAENLFSRP from the coding sequence ATGTTCGAGGAGGAACCGCGCCCCAGGCGGCCGGTGGCACACGAGATCGGCTGCGACCTGACCGCCCTGTCGCTGCATGAGCTGCGCGAGCGCATCGAACTGCTACGCGCGGAGATCATCCGGATCGAGGCGGAGATCTCCGCAAAGGATTCGACCCGCTCGGCGGCCGAGAACCTGTTCTCCCGACCCTGA
- a CDS encoding NAD(P)H-quinone oxidoreductase — protein MTDMPDTMTAIQIAAPGGPEVLIPVDRPVPRPGPGELLVRVAAAGVNRPDVLQRQGVYPPPPGASDIPGLEIAGTVVAMGEGVSRFGVGEAVCALVAGGGYAEYCTVHETNALPVPAGLSMVEAAAIPETFFTVWTNVFDRAGLEAGETFLVHGGSSGIGTTAIQLARAFGATVFTTAGSPDKCAACARLGADHVIDYRQSDFVEVVKQMTGGRGVNVILDMVGGDYVARNYDAAAEDGRIVQIAFLRGAKPTVDLNALMRKRLVHTGSTLRPRSVAFKAAIARALEERVWPLIESGTVKPVIDSIFSLRDAAAAQARMDGGQHIGKIVLQTGL, from the coding sequence ATGACCGACATGCCGGACACCATGACCGCCATACAGATCGCCGCGCCCGGCGGCCCGGAGGTGCTCATCCCGGTCGACCGCCCGGTGCCGCGACCCGGTCCCGGCGAACTTCTGGTCCGCGTGGCTGCCGCCGGCGTCAACCGTCCCGACGTGCTGCAGCGCCAGGGCGTCTATCCGCCGCCGCCGGGAGCCTCCGACATACCCGGGCTGGAGATCGCCGGAACCGTCGTCGCGATGGGGGAGGGCGTGTCGCGTTTCGGGGTTGGCGAGGCGGTCTGCGCGCTCGTCGCCGGCGGTGGCTATGCGGAATACTGCACGGTTCACGAGACCAACGCCCTGCCGGTACCGGCCGGCCTGTCGATGGTGGAGGCCGCGGCGATTCCCGAAACCTTCTTCACGGTATGGACCAACGTCTTCGACAGGGCCGGGCTCGAAGCGGGCGAGACGTTCCTTGTCCACGGCGGCTCGAGCGGCATCGGCACGACAGCGATCCAGCTCGCCAGAGCGTTCGGTGCGACCGTGTTCACGACAGCCGGCAGCCCCGACAAGTGCGCCGCCTGCGCGCGCCTCGGCGCCGATCATGTGATCGACTACCGTCAAAGCGACTTCGTCGAGGTCGTCAAGCAGATGACCGGCGGACGCGGCGTCAATGTAATTCTCGACATGGTCGGCGGCGACTACGTCGCGCGCAACTACGACGCCGCCGCCGAGGACGGCCGCATCGTTCAGATCGCCTTCCTGCGCGGGGCGAAGCCGACGGTAGATCTGAATGCGCTGATGCGCAAGCGGCTCGTCCATACAGGCTCGACGCTGCGGCCGCGGTCAGTTGCGTTCAAGGCCGCGATCGCCCGCGCGCTGGAGGAAAGGGTCTGGCCGCTGATCGAGTCCGGAACGGTGAAGCCGGTGATCGATTCAATCTTTTCCCTGCGTGATGCGGCCGCGGCGCAGGCTCGCATGGATGGCGGCCAACACATCGGCAAGATCGTCCTGCAGACCGGGCTGTGA